A genomic region of Coriobacteriaceae bacterium contains the following coding sequences:
- a CDS encoding amidohydrolase family protein — MLLTAKYVIPITSPYIEDGAVLVRDDKILDLGPASQLKDKYSMEEVRDFGLSALMPGFVDLHTHLGYTALRGMFGDLPYADWKRHVLHTEPFFTEEDWIDSARVGALEAVASGITTIADISASGVTRIPAQEMGLRARVYYEVLTTQKEHVESVVHEGLEKIERWKDECGSDLLDFGLAPGPVYGCHPSVFQAIADVAIEKNIPVAMHLAGSQEEADFIRYGSSPFGVHVSEHEQGKLAAAYPPWLPAGTSPVSYVSNWGILDVPGILAIHCVHVDDRDIGILRDKQVRIGYCPRINAKLGMGSMPLEKFWAAGLTIGLGTDSPAAVDTTDMIDEMRIGLMITRATSSERFVQASAKNALRMATIGSAEALGIDDKVGSLEAGKQADIIAIDLHNSHQNPTTDPESAVIYTANQDNVKMTMVAGRVLYDNFVHVSGCDRDAIIDRARALRVRIREEVSDDALRRSLIEHAPQDKQDRYNR, encoded by the coding sequence ATGCTGCTCACCGCGAAATACGTCATTCCCATTACCTCCCCATACATCGAGGACGGTGCCGTTCTCGTGCGTGATGACAAGATTCTTGACCTGGGGCCTGCGTCCCAGCTCAAGGACAAGTACTCCATGGAGGAGGTTCGCGATTTCGGGCTCTCCGCCCTCATGCCCGGCTTCGTCGACTTGCATACGCACCTTGGCTACACGGCGCTGCGCGGCATGTTCGGCGATCTGCCCTATGCCGACTGGAAGCGTCACGTGCTGCATACCGAGCCCTTCTTCACCGAGGAGGACTGGATTGACTCGGCGCGTGTCGGTGCGCTCGAAGCCGTCGCCAGCGGTATCACGACGATAGCGGACATCTCCGCATCGGGTGTCACGCGCATCCCCGCCCAGGAGATGGGCCTGCGCGCCCGTGTGTACTACGAGGTGCTGACCACGCAGAAAGAGCACGTCGAGAGCGTCGTGCATGAGGGTCTCGAGAAGATCGAGCGCTGGAAGGACGAGTGCGGAAGCGACCTGCTCGACTTCGGTCTTGCCCCCGGCCCCGTGTATGGTTGCCATCCGAGCGTCTTCCAGGCTATCGCCGATGTCGCGATTGAAAAGAACATCCCCGTTGCCATGCACCTTGCGGGAAGCCAGGAGGAGGCGGACTTCATCCGTTACGGCTCCTCGCCGTTTGGTGTCCATGTGAGCGAGCATGAGCAGGGCAAGCTCGCTGCCGCGTATCCGCCCTGGCTACCGGCGGGTACCTCGCCGGTGAGCTACGTGAGCAACTGGGGCATCCTCGACGTGCCCGGTATCCTTGCGATTCACTGCGTCCATGTCGATGATCGCGATATCGGCATCCTTCGCGACAAGCAGGTGCGCATCGGCTATTGTCCGCGCATCAATGCCAAGCTTGGCATGGGGTCGATGCCGCTCGAGAAGTTTTGGGCCGCAGGCCTTACCATCGGCTTGGGTACGGATTCTCCGGCTGCCGTCGACACGACCGACATGATCGACGAGATGCGCATCGGTCTCATGATCACCCGCGCGACGAGTTCCGAGCGCTTCGTGCAGGCATCTGCCAAGAACGCCCTGCGCATGGCGACCATCGGCTCGGCGGAAGCCCTGGGCATCGACGACAAGGTCGGTTCGCTCGAGGCAGGCAAGCAGGCCGACATCATCGCCATCGACTTGCACAACTCGCATCAGAATCCCACGACCGATCCGGAGAGCGCCGTCATCTACACGGCCAACCAGGACAACGTCAAGATGACCATGGTCGCCGGCCGTGTCCTCTACGACAACTTCGTCCATGTGTCGGGTTGCGATCGCGATGCGATTATCGATCGAGCGCGCGCCTTGCGCGTGCGTATCCGCGAGGAAGTCAGCGACGATGCGCTGCGCAGGTCGCTCATCGAGCACGCGCCGCAAGACAAACAGGACCGCTACAACAGATAG
- a CDS encoding Txe/YoeB family addiction module toxin produces the protein MNKSWDDDAWEDYLYWQEQDKKTLKRINTLLRDIDRNGYEGIGKPEPLKGDLSGWWSRRIDKANRIVYRIHNGKIEIIQCGGHYRDRQQN, from the coding sequence ATGAATAAGTCCTGGGACGATGATGCCTGGGAAGACTACCTTTATTGGCAAGAACAAGATAAAAAGACCCTCAAACGCATCAACACGCTCTTACGCGATATTGATCGAAACGGATATGAGGGCATTGGGAAGCCCGAACCCCTGAAAGGCGATTTGTCCGGTTGGTGGAGCAGACGAATCGATAAAGCCAATCGTATCGTGTACCGGATACACAATGGCAAGATCGAGATTATCCAGTGCGGCGGTCACTACAGAGACAGACAGCAGAATTAG
- a CDS encoding type II toxin-antitoxin system RelB/DinJ family antitoxin translates to MTTLSVRMDEDVKKGLEMFCSDVGMNTSTAINLFAKAVLREHRLPFEIVSYNMDPFYSSANQERLLKAKERMEKGHGKVHELMEPDDE, encoded by the coding sequence ATGACAACACTGAGCGTGCGCATGGATGAGGATGTTAAGAAAGGACTTGAGATGTTTTGCTCAGATGTCGGCATGAACACATCAACTGCAATCAACTTGTTCGCCAAGGCAGTCCTACGCGAACATCGTCTGCCGTTTGAAATCGTCTCCTATAACATGGATCCTTTTTACAGCAGCGCAAACCAAGAGAGGCTGCTAAAAGCAAAGGAGCGCATGGAAAAGGGCCACGGCAAAGTTCATGAGCTGATGGAGCCAGATGATGAATAA
- a CDS encoding DUF192 domain-containing protein, producing MTSLDNMRVVIATSMIARARGLLGTRAEWGDGGRVLVLVLCKSVHTIGMRYALDIAFADRNGIVLRSERNVRPGRLLSCRRAAFVLERPHRDEAWVEAEQRLLVSFSKGFINAQIT from the coding sequence ATGACAAGCCTGGACAACATGCGCGTCGTTATCGCCACCAGCATGATCGCCCGGGCGCGCGGGTTGCTTGGCACGCGTGCGGAATGGGGTGACGGCGGTCGCGTGCTCGTGCTCGTGCTCTGCAAGAGCGTGCACACCATCGGCATGCGCTACGCCCTCGACATCGCCTTCGCTGACCGGAACGGTATCGTGCTGCGCTCCGAGCGCAACGTAAGGCCGGGTCGTCTGCTCTCATGCCGCAGGGCGGCGTTCGTGCTGGAGCGGCCACATCGAGACGAAGCATGGGTGGAGGCAGAACAGAGGCTCCTGGTATCGTTTTCCAAAGGATTCATCAATGCTCAGATTACATGA